One Deinococcus radiopugnans ATCC 19172 genomic window, TTCTCGGCGGCAGCTTCGGCCAAGGCCTTGCCCACGGCGGCAGCAGTATCGGACTTGGTGCCGCTCTTGAGCTTGGCGCTGCTGGCGGCGGCCAGCGTGGTGCCACTGGCGTCGTCGATGATCTGGGCGTAGATGTGCTTGCTGGAGCGGAACACGCTCAGGCGCGGGCGCTCCCCGGCGGCGGTACGAACCTTGCGGCGGGCGCGCAGCTTGCGGCGGACAGTATTCTGAGCGGCCATTATTTCTTCCCTTTCCCGCCCGTGGCACCGGCTTTCCCGGCCTTCAGGGCAATCTTCTCGCCAAGGAAGCGCACACCCTTGCCGTGGTAGGCGTCGGGCTTGCGGACCTTGCGGACGTTGGCGGCCACCTGGCCGACGAGCTGCTTGTCGATGCCGCTCACGTCGATCTTGGTGGGTTCTGGCACGGTGAAGGTCACGCCCTCGGGCGGCTGGATCACCACGGGGTGGCTGTAACCGATGGTCAGCTCCAGCGCCCGGCCGTTCAGCTTGGCGCGGTAACCGACGCCGCGCAGCTCCAGGTTAATCGTGAAGCCGTCGCTGACGCCCTTGACGGCGTTGAAGACCAGACTGCGGGTCAGGCCGTGCAGCGCGCGGTGACGCTGGGCATCGCTGGGACGCTCGACCAGCAGTTGATCGCCGTCCTGCTTGATGCTCAGTTCCTTGTTGAAGGGAACGGTCAGTTCACCCTTGGGGCCTTTGACCTTGAACACGCCGGCGTCGGCGCTGTAGGTCACGCCGCTGGGCATGGGGATGGGAGATTTACCAATTCGGGACATCCAGGTCCTCCTTGCCTTAAGTCAGACCCCATATGAGGGCTGAGGTCAGGTGCATGTGGTTCGGGACACTGCCCTTACCCGTTCTTGCGTCAGCTCAGAAACAGAGCCTGCGTTACCAGAGCACGCAGACGACTTCGCCGCCCACGCCCTGCTTGCGGGCTTCACGGTCCGGCAGCAGCCCACGGGAGGTGGACACCACGGCCACACCCAGGCCGCGCTGAACACGGGGCAGGTTGTCGGCGCTCACGTAGGCGCGGCGGCCGGGGCGCGAGATGCGCTCGATGTGCTTGATGACCTGCTCGCGCTTCTGACCGTACTTGAGGGTCACGCGCAGCACGTCGAACTTCTGGCCTTCTGGGACCAGGCGCTCATAGGAGGCCACGTAGCCTTCCTTGACCAGCAGCTTGGCCAGTTCTTCCTTGAACTTGGAGGCCGGGATGTCCACAGTCTCCTTGAATGTGCGCGTCGCGTTGCGGATGCGCGTGAGCATGTCAGCGATAGGATCACTCAGCATGTGTCTCCTCCAGAGGCGCGGCCCGTAGCCACTGCCCCGGCAGGTGCGGCCCATATCAACCGATACGGACTGCGATTCTCCCCGTTGGAACGTTTGGCGCGCAAAGTTGTCGCCGATCCTTCTGTTGGGTGGGAAGCCACCACTGGACGATCACCATTCAAAGCTGAGCGGTTCGTATCCAGGGGGTACAGCACGAACGCCGCAAGCAGGTGCGGCAAGGAAGGAGTGTAACAGAGAGAGGTGGGGGTTGGCAATGTGCACACGTCGAGTGCCGCCCGCATCCGCCTTGCAGATGCAAGTGCCCCACCGACGAGCGCCCGCCTTCACCTGAACCGTTCGCTGTCTGGTGAGATGGGGAGACTGCAGCGCTGCGTGGCCAAGCAGGCATCCCTTTTATAGTGAGCAGCGATTCGGTCCCGCACAACACAAAAAGCCCCCCGGGATGGGAGGCCGTTTGCCAAACTTTGCTTGAATGCTGCTTACCAGCTCGCTTTCCGCACGCCGGGCAGTTCGCCCTTGTGCGCCATCTCGCGGATGCAGATGCGGCACATGCCGAAGAAACGGTAGTAGCCACGGGCGCGGCCACAGCGCGAGCAGCGGCTGTAGTTCTGCACGGCAAACTTGTGGCCGCGCGCCGCCTTGACAACTTTGGAGGTATTCGCCATAACGTCCTTTGCCCCCGCCTTACTTGCGGAAGGGCAGGCCCAGTCCCTGGAGCAGGGCGCGGGCTTCTTCGTCGGTCTTCGCGGAGGTCACGATGGTGATGTCCATCCCGCGCACCTTGTCGACCATATCATAGGTGATTTCGGGGAAAATCAGCTGCTCTTTGATGCCGAGGTTGTAGTTCCCGCGGCCATCGAAGGCGTTGGGGTTGATCCCACGGAAATCGCGGATGCGGGGCAAGCCGATGTTGATCAGCTTTTCCAGGAACACGTACATGCGCTCGCCGCGCAGCGTGACCTTGATGCCCACCGGCATACCCTGGCGCAGCTTAAAGTTGGAGATGCTCTTCTTGGCCTTGGTGACGATGGGCTTTTGCAGCGTGATCAAGCCCAGTTCCTTGGCGGCCTTGTCGATGGCCTTGCTGTCTTCCTTGCTGCTGCCCAGGCCCTCGTTGACCACGATCTTCTCGATACGCGGCACGGCCATCACGGACGAGTAGCCAAACTGCTGCATCATGGCAGGCTTGACCGTTTCGTTGTACTTCTGCTTGAGCTGTTGCATGTCTCTACCTTTCGGGCGGACGGGTCGCCCAGGTCACGCGCGGGGGGCGTGACCCTGGAAATCAGTCGATGTTCTTGCCGCTCGCGACAGCCACGCGGACTTTCTTGCCGTCCACGATGGCCCGGCGAACGCGGGTGGCCTTGCCGGTTTCGGGATCCACGATGGACACCTTGCTGGCATGCAGGGCCAGCTCGCGCTGCTCCTGGCCGCCGTTGGGGTTGCCGGCGCTGGGCTTGACGTTCTTGGTGACCATGTTGACGCCTTCCACGACGACCTTCTGGTCACGCGGCAGCGCCAGCAGCACCTTGCCAGTCTGGCCCTTGTGCTTACCGCTCAGAACGATGACGTTGTCACCCTTCTTGACGTGCAGCTTGTCGTTGTGGTGGCTTCCGGCGCTAGGACGGGGCATTACAGCACCTCCGGGGCCAGGGACACGATCTTCATGAAGCGGCGGTCACGCAGCTCGCGGGCCACCGGCCCGAAGACGCGGGTGCCGCGAGGCTCGCCCTGGTTGTTGATGATGACGGCGGCGTTCTTGTCGAAGCGGATGGTGCTGCCGTCGGCACGCTTGACGGCGTGCGCGGTGCGGACGATCACGGCCTTGACCACGTCGCCGGACTTGACGGCGCCGCGCGGGGCAGAGTCCTTGACGCTGGCGACGATGATGTCACCGACGTGCGCGAACTTCTTGTTGCCGCCGCCGCCCGAGGTCAGGCCCTTGCCGCCGATGCCGGAGTTCAGCACGCGGATGCACATGATTTCACGGGCGCCGCTGTTGTCGGCCACGTCCAGACGGGATTGGGTCTGAATCATGCCTCGCTCCCGGCCAGCTCAGTTTCCACGGCGGTGGTCTCGGTGCCGCGCGGGCGCTCGATCAGTCGCGTAACCTTCCAGGTCTTGGTCTTGGAGATGGGACGCACCGCGATGATCTCCACGCGGTCCCCCAGTTTGTATTCGTTGGCCTCGTCATGCGCGGCGTACTTGCTGCTGCGCGTCACGACCTTGCCGTACAGCGGGTGGGCGAAGCGGCGCTCGACCTTGACGCTGACGGTCTTGTCGGCCTTGTCGCTGACGACGGTGCCGGTAAAGGTCTTCTTCATGCCTGCTCTCCCTGCTTGCGGGCCTGCTCATGCCGGATGGTATTGAGCTGGGCCACTTCGCGGCGCAGCTGCGTCACGCGGTGCGGCTGGGCCAGGTTGCCCATGGCCGCCTGAAAACGCAGCTCCATCAGTTCTTTCTTGCGGGACTCGATCTCGGAGGCGAACTTGTCGGCCCCCAGCTCGCGCATCTCACTGGGCTTCATCGTAAACCTCGCGCTTGACCATCTTGGTCTGGATGGGCAGCTTGTGACCGGCCAGACGGAAGGCTTCCTTGGCCTGGGCCTCGGTCACGCCGGAGACCTCGAACATCACGCGGCCCGGCTTCACGACGCTGACCCAGAATTCCACCGCGCCCTTCCCTTTCCCCATTCGGGTTTCGGCAGGCTTCTTGGTGACGGGCTTGTCGGGGAAAATGCGGATGTAGATCTTACCGCCGCGGCGGAAGTGGCGGCTCATCACGATGCGGCACGCCTCGATCTGGTTGCTGCGGATCCACGCGGGTTCCATGGCAATCAGGCCGTAGTCGCCGAAGGCCACGTAGTCGCCGCCCTTGGCGTCGCCGGTCATCCGGCCGCGGTGCTGCTTGCGGTACTTGGTGCGCTTGGGAAGAAGCATCATTCACCTCCGGGGCGACGGCGGCCAGCGGCCGGACGGCGGCGGTTGGGACGGTCACCGTCTTCACGGCGGGGACGGTCATCGCGGCGGGTGGGGCGGGCCAGGGTCTCGGTCTTGCCACCGATCACTTCGCCGTTGAACACCAGCACCTTGATGCCCAGGATGCCGTAGGTGGTGCGGGCCAGCGCCGTGCCGTAGTCGATGTCGGCGCGCAGGGTGTGCAGCGGCACGCGGCCTTCCAGGACCTTCTCGGTGCGGGCCTGCTCGGCCCCGCCCAGACGGCCGGACAGCACGATTTTGACGCCACGGGCGCCGGACTCCATCACGCGCTGCGCGGCCTGCTTCATGGCGCGGCGGAAGGCGAAGCGGCGCTCGATCTGCTCGGCGATGCGCAGGGCCACCAGCGGCGCGCTGATGTTGGGGTTGGGAATCTCGGCGACGTTGACGGCCACCGTGCCGGCAGACACCAGACGCTCGATGTCGCCGCGCAGGCCCTTGATGCTGTCCCCGCCCTTGCCGATCACGATGCCGGGTTTGGCGGCGGAAATGATCACGTTCACCTGCTGACCTGCGCGCTCGATCTCGACGCGGGCGATGCCTGCGGCGGACAGCTTCTTGTCGATCAGGTTGCGGATCTTCTCGTCTTCCTTCAGAAGGCCGGCGTACTGCTTCTTGCCGGCGTACCAGCGGCTGTTCCAGCCCCGGGTGATGCCCAGGCGGAAGCCGTTCGGGTTGATTTTATTGCCCATATTAGTTGCGCCCCTTGCTGTCGCGCTCGCCCACGATGATGGTGATGTGGCTGGTGCGCTTCTTGATGATGTTGGCACTGCCGCGCGCGCGGGGGATCAGGCGCTTCAGGGTGGGGCCGGCGTCCACGTAGGCCGCCGTGATCACCAGACGGTCTTCGAGCATCTCGTCGTTGTGCAGCGCGTTGTGCTTGGCGCTATTCAGCACCTTGGCGACGGGCTCGCTCGCTGCACGGGGGATGAAGCGCAGCAGGTCTTCGGCGTCACGCACGCTCTTGCCACGGACCAGGTCGACGACCAGACGCACCTTGCGGGGGCTGATGCGGACGTACTTGGCCACGGCGTAGCCGGGACGGCGCAGCTTGACGAGCTGCTTGCGCTCTTTCTTGTTGCGGTAGGTCTGCTCGGGGGCAGCGTTGGAGGTGGCAGCGGTCATTTCTTCTTGCTCCCCTTGCTGCTCTTCTCGCTGCCGTGGCCGCGGTAGCTGCGCGTGGGCGAGAACTCGCCGAGCTTGTGACCAATCATCTGCTCGTTCACGAACACCGGGATGTGCTGCTTGCCGTTGTGCACGGCGATGGTGTGGCCGATCATCTCGGGAACCACGGTGGAGCGGCGCGACCACGTCTTGATCACGCGCTTGTCTTTCTTCTCGTTCTGGGCGTCCACCTTTTGCAGCAGGTGGCCGTCGACGAACGGGCCTTTCTTGAGGCTACGGGGCATAGGGTTCGCCCTCCTTACTTCCCGCCGCGGCGGGTGATGATGAAGCGGTCAGAGACCTTGCGCTTGCGGCGGGTCTTCAGGCCCTTGCTGGGCTGACCCCACGGCGAGACAGGCACGCGGCCTGCGCCGGTGCGGCCTTCACCACCGCCGTGTGGGTGATCCACCGGGTTCATGGCGCTGCCTCGCTGGTGCGGCTTGCGGCCCAGCCAGCGGCTGCGTCCAGCTTTCCCCAGGTTGATGTTCTTGTGCTCGGCGTTGCCCACCGTACCGATGGTGGCGTAGCACTCGCTGTGCACGCGGCGCAGTTCGCCGCTGGGCAGGCGCAGGATCACGTAGTCGCTTTCCTTGCCCTGCACCTGAATGCTGGTGCCGGCGCTGCGGGCCATCTGCGCGCCTTTGCCAGGAACGAGTTCCACGCTGTGCACCACGGCGCCCACCGGCACGAAGCGCAGCGGCAGGGCGTGACCCAGCTTGGGCTCGGCTTCGGGGCCGGCGTTGACGGTGGCGCCCACCTTCAGGCCCTCGGGGGCCAGGATGTAACGCTTCTCGCCGTCGGCGTAGTGCAGCAGGGCGATGCGGGCGCTGCGGTTGGGATCGTACTCAATCGCGGCGACCTTGGCCACCACACCGGACTTGTCGCGGCGCTTGAAGTCGATGATGCGGTACAGACGCTTGTGCCCGCCGCCGATAAAGCGGCTGGTGATGCGGCCCCGGTTGTTGCGGCCACCGGACTTGCCGATGCCCTCGGTCAGCGCCTTTTCGGGGCGCTTCTTGGTCAGCCCGCTGAAGTCGGCGGTCGTCATCTGACGGCGCGACGGGGTATACGGACGGTACTTTTTAACGGCCATATTCAATCTCTCCTTAGGCCTGGCCTTCGAGTTGCTCGATGCGCTGACCCTCGGCGAGACGGACCACGGCCTTCTTGCGGTCGTTGCGGGTGCCCATGAAACGGCCCACGCGCTTCTGCTTGCCGCGCACGTTCATGGTGCTGATGCCCACCACGGACACGTCGAAGGCACGCTGGATGGCGCTCTTGATCTCGGTCTTGGTGGCCTTGGGGCTGACCCAGAACGAGTACACGCCGCGCTCCATGCCTGCGTACGCCTTCTCGCTGATCACCGGCTGGTGGATGATGTCGTAGTAGCTCATGCGGCACCCTCTTCTTCAGTCTGCTCGTCCTGCGCGGGTTCCAGCGCCACGGCGTCGATCACCAGGCGGTCATGGCGCAGGATGTCGTAGGCGTTCAAACCGGCGACGGCCATCACGGTGACCCACGGCACGTTGCGCGCAGCCTGACGAACCACAGCGTCGTCGGTCACGAGTAGCACGCTCTCGGTGCCGTTCATGCCGTTGTCCTTGGCCCAGGAGATGAAGCTCTTGGTCTTGCCGTCCAGACCGAAGCCGTCCACGGCGGTGAGCATGCCTTCCTGCTCACGGTCCGAGAGGGCCATCGCCAAGCCAAGCTGACGCACCTTGCGGGGCAGGGTGTAGCCGTAGTTGCGGGGCTTGGGACCAAAGGCCACGCCGCCGCCCACGAAGGTCGGAACAGTGCGGTCGCCGTGACGGGCGTTGCCGGTGCCCTTCTGGCTGTACATCTTCTTACCGGTGGCACTGACCTGCGCGCGGGTTTTGGTGCTCGCGGTGCCGCGGCGGCGGCTGGCCAG contains:
- a CDS encoding 50S ribosomal protein L23 produces the protein MSYYDIIHQPVISEKAYAGMERGVYSFWVSPKATKTEIKSAIQRAFDVSVVGISTMNVRGKQKRVGRFMGTRNDRKKAVVRLAEGQRIEQLEGQA
- the rpsH gene encoding 30S ribosomal protein S8; this encodes MLSDPIADMLTRIRNATRTFKETVDIPASKFKEELAKLLVKEGYVASYERLVPEGQKFDVLRVTLKYGQKREQVIKHIERISRPGRRAYVSADNLPRVQRGLGVAVVSTSRGLLPDREARKQGVGGEVVCVLW
- the rplX gene encoding 50S ribosomal protein L24; this encodes MPRPSAGSHHNDKLHVKKGDNVIVLSGKHKGQTGKVLLALPRDQKVVVEGVNMVTKNVKPSAGNPNGGQEQRELALHASKVSIVDPETGKATRVRRAIVDGKKVRVAVASGKNID
- the rpsQ gene encoding 30S ribosomal protein S17 yields the protein MKKTFTGTVVSDKADKTVSVKVERRFAHPLYGKVVTRSSKYAAHDEANEYKLGDRVEIIAVRPISKTKTWKVTRLIERPRGTETTAVETELAGSEA
- the rplR gene encoding 50S ribosomal protein L18; amino-acid sequence: MAAQNTVRRKLRARRKVRTAAGERPRLSVFRSSKHIYAQIIDDASGTTLAAASSAKLKSGTKSDTAAAVGKALAEAAAEKGVKQVVFDRGQYRYHGRVKALADAAREGGLDF
- the rplF gene encoding 50S ribosomal protein L6, which gives rise to MSRIGKSPIPMPSGVTYSADAGVFKVKGPKGELTVPFNKELSIKQDGDQLLVERPSDAQRHRALHGLTRSLVFNAVKGVSDGFTINLELRGVGYRAKLNGRALELTIGYSHPVVIQPPEGVTFTVPEPTKIDVSGIDKQLVGQVAANVRKVRKPDAYHGKGVRFLGEKIALKAGKAGATGGKGKK
- the rplB gene encoding 50S ribosomal protein L2 — translated: MAVKKYRPYTPSRRQMTTADFSGLTKKRPEKALTEGIGKSGGRNNRGRITSRFIGGGHKRLYRIIDFKRRDKSGVVAKVAAIEYDPNRSARIALLHYADGEKRYILAPEGLKVGATVNAGPEAEPKLGHALPLRFVPVGAVVHSVELVPGKGAQMARSAGTSIQVQGKESDYVILRLPSGELRRVHSECYATIGTVGNAEHKNINLGKAGRSRWLGRKPHQRGSAMNPVDHPHGGGEGRTGAGRVPVSPWGQPSKGLKTRRKRKVSDRFIITRRGGK
- the rplN gene encoding 50S ribosomal protein L14; amino-acid sequence: MIQTQSRLDVADNSGAREIMCIRVLNSGIGGKGLTSGGGGNKKFAHVGDIIVASVKDSAPRGAVKSGDVVKAVIVRTAHAVKRADGSTIRFDKNAAVIINNQGEPRGTRVFGPVARELRDRRFMKIVSLAPEVL
- the rplE gene encoding 50S ribosomal protein L5; protein product: MQQLKQKYNETVKPAMMQQFGYSSVMAVPRIEKIVVNEGLGSSKEDSKAIDKAAKELGLITLQKPIVTKAKKSISNFKLRQGMPVGIKVTLRGERMYVFLEKLINIGLPRIRDFRGINPNAFDGRGNYNLGIKEQLIFPEITYDMVDKVRGMDITIVTSAKTDEEARALLQGLGLPFRK
- the rplV gene encoding 50S ribosomal protein L22, producing MTAATSNAAPEQTYRNKKERKQLVKLRRPGYAVAKYVRISPRKVRLVVDLVRGKSVRDAEDLLRFIPRAASEPVAKVLNSAKHNALHNDEMLEDRLVITAAYVDAGPTLKRLIPRARGSANIIKKRTSHITIIVGERDSKGRN
- the rpsS gene encoding 30S ribosomal protein S19 gives rise to the protein MPRSLKKGPFVDGHLLQKVDAQNEKKDKRVIKTWSRRSTVVPEMIGHTIAVHNGKQHIPVFVNEQMIGHKLGEFSPTRSYRGHGSEKSSKGSKKK
- a CDS encoding type Z 30S ribosomal protein S14, whose translation is MANTSKVVKAARGHKFAVQNYSRCSRCGRARGYYRFFGMCRICIREMAHKGELPGVRKASW
- the rplD gene encoding 50S ribosomal protein L4, with product MAQINVIGQNGGRQISLDLPEANANVLHEVVTWQLASRRRGTASTKTRAQVSATGKKMYSQKGTGNARHGDRTVPTFVGGGVAFGPKPRNYGYTLPRKVRQLGLAMALSDREQEGMLTAVDGFGLDGKTKSFISWAKDNGMNGTESVLLVTDDAVVRQAARNVPWVTVMAVAGLNAYDILRHDRLVIDAVALEPAQDEQTEEEGAA
- the rpsC gene encoding 30S ribosomal protein S3, whose protein sequence is MGNKINPNGFRLGITRGWNSRWYAGKKQYAGLLKEDEKIRNLIDKKLSAAGIARVEIERAGQQVNVIISAAKPGIVIGKGGDSIKGLRGDIERLVSAGTVAVNVAEIPNPNISAPLVALRIAEQIERRFAFRRAMKQAAQRVMESGARGVKIVLSGRLGGAEQARTEKVLEGRVPLHTLRADIDYGTALARTTYGILGIKVLVFNGEVIGGKTETLARPTRRDDRPRREDGDRPNRRRPAAGRRRPGGE
- the rplP gene encoding 50S ribosomal protein L16; translation: MLLPKRTKYRKQHRGRMTGDAKGGDYVAFGDYGLIAMEPAWIRSNQIEACRIVMSRHFRRGGKIYIRIFPDKPVTKKPAETRMGKGKGAVEFWVSVVKPGRVMFEVSGVTEAQAKEAFRLAGHKLPIQTKMVKREVYDEAQ
- the rpmC gene encoding 50S ribosomal protein L29 — encoded protein: MKPSEMRELGADKFASEIESRKKELMELRFQAAMGNLAQPHRVTQLRREVAQLNTIRHEQARKQGEQA